Below is a window of Aerosakkonema funiforme FACHB-1375 DNA.
TCATCATCATAAATTTGCTCCTAATTTAGGAAAAGCGAATCTATCTGAGGAAGCAGAAACGTAACTGCTCCCTATTTTTGTTGCAAGTGAAAAAATATTTTTTTCTGCTTGCAGTTGTATACTAACACATTAATAATCTATCTTGTTACACCTTAAAAAACTGTGATATAAGATTCATATTTGATTTTCAACTATTCCGATGAATTTACCGGAGATTACTGAAAATTTATTTAAAGTATTCCGATAAATTTACCGGAGATTAAGATTATTTTGACAAATATCTGCGATGGGGAAGATTTATCAGGCAAATTCGCTCGTTATATTTACATTTTCTTAAAAAATAGGAGCAAGGTAAAGAAATGTGTATAATATAAAAATTAAGACTTGTAAAACAGTTAACCTCTGAAGTTAAAAAGGTAAATAACTCATATTGCTATCAGTTATGAATTACCTGACTTTGATTTTCCACTCCTATCCGCTAGCACTAGGTTTCGGCGGCTTGATTGCAGGGTGTTTGGCTGGGCTTTTGGGCATTGGTGGCGGTATTTTTCTGGTTCCTCTAATGGTTAGCCTCGGTTTGACTCCCATCCAAGCCGTAGCTACGAGTAGCTTTGCTATGTTGTTTATATCTATCTCTGGGAGCTTGCAAAACTGGCGGATGGGCAAGTTGAACTTCCAGAAAGTGATAATCTTGGGGCTTCCTTCCTTGGCGACTGCACAACTGGGAGTTTATTTGGTAAAGCAGATTCCAGGCTATTTACTGATCGGTGCTTTTGGCGGATTATTATTAGCGAATATTTTTGTTATCAAACTCCAGCGAAGCTTCAGTAAAACAGAAGATATCGCCGCACCGCCAAAGCATTCTTGGCTGTCAAATTTGGGACGTTTTTTTACTGGTAGTGCAGCGGGTTTATTGGCGGGTTTATTTGGCATTGGTGGCGGCATAATTATGGTTCCCTTGCAAATTGCGCTGTTAGGAGAACCGATGAATATCGCAGCGCCGACGAGTTTGGGAGTGGTTGTCCTGTCAGCATCCTCAGCTTTCACAGGTCATGCGATGAAAGGAAATGTGCTGTATTCGATCGGTATTTTGTTGGGAATTACAGGTGCGATCGGCGTTCAAATCGGGACGCGACTGCTGCCCAAAATGCCCGATCTAATTGCTAAATTAGGTTTTCAGGTTGTTTTGGCAATTTTACCGATTTACTTTTTTTGGCAAACGGGGATGAGCGGAGGGAAACAACCGATCGCACAGCAGCTAGAAGCAGATAGCCAAAAAATTCCTCAATCTTTAATAGTTATAAAAATGCCATACAGAGAGCGCTTTATTACTACTTCACCACACCCAAACGTCTACCGACTTACCTCGACTTTATCGAATCGAGCAGCATAACGCAGCGATCGCCTACAGCAGTTTTCGGCTAACTCAGATCGAAACTGCTGTATTTAGGGCGAGCGTTGAATTTAACCAATATTTAACCTAGACTTAATATTAATCTTCAGTAAGCCGAGCGAATTACCGTAGTTACTTGGCACACTGGCGGACTGAGGGATGCCGATTCTAGTTTTGCGGGAGTACAAGCAATGAGTTCCATCTTTTTCAGTTCCGGCGATTGGCAAACTATAATCTTCAGGCTGAGTACCGCACTGGTGGTTGGCGGTGCGATCGGCTATAATCGCCAGCAGCCCGGTAGACCCGCAGGCTTGCGAACCTTCATGATAGTTAGCTTAGGCTCAGCTGCGTTTGTGATGATTCCCTTGCAAGTGGATGGCGAAAGTACCTTTTACTCCACAAATGCTCTGAGTAGAACTATCCAAGGCGTGGCGGCGGGAATCGGATTTCTGGGTGCGGGAATGATTTTGCAACAATCCGGTCAGAAATTTGGTAAACCAGAAGTCAAGGGATTAACCAGCGCCGCAACTATTTGGCTGGCGGCTGGATTGGGTGCAGCAGCAGGTTGTGGATTGTGGCAAATGTGTTTGATCGGAACGCTGATGGCGTTAGCGGTTCTCAGCGGAGTGAAAAAAATCAAGAAATCTCCCTTAATTCGTCTGAATGGCTACAAGTTGACGAAAATACGGCAAAAGGATACTGCTTCTAGCCAAGATGTACAGCAGCAATAACCAACTTTAGAGGATCGAGAGGTGAATATTCCCGATTTTTCGAGAGTTTTTCAAGCGGGACAGCGATTATCTCATTTAAATTATTCTGCATCATCTGGATCTGCTTCGATGCGATCGTTTTCTAATTTCTCTTC
It encodes the following:
- a CDS encoding sulfite exporter TauE/SafE family protein, producing MNYLTLIFHSYPLALGFGGLIAGCLAGLLGIGGGIFLVPLMVSLGLTPIQAVATSSFAMLFISISGSLQNWRMGKLNFQKVIILGLPSLATAQLGVYLVKQIPGYLLIGAFGGLLLANIFVIKLQRSFSKTEDIAAPPKHSWLSNLGRFFTGSAAGLLAGLFGIGGGIIMVPLQIALLGEPMNIAAPTSLGVVVLSASSAFTGHAMKGNVLYSIGILLGITGAIGVQIGTRLLPKMPDLIAKLGFQVVLAILPIYFFWQTGMSGGKQPIAQQLEADSQKIPQSLIVIKMPYRERFITTSPHPNVYRLTSTLSNRAA
- a CDS encoding MgtC/SapB family protein, which encodes MFFSSGDWQTIIFRLSTALVVGGAIGYNRQQPGRPAGLRTFMIVSLGSAAFVMIPLQVDGESTFYSTNALSRTIQGVAAGIGFLGAGMILQQSGQKFGKPEVKGLTSAATIWLAAGLGAAAGCGLWQMCLIGTLMALAVLSGVKKIKKSPLIRLNGYKLTKIRQKDTASSQDVQQQ